A stretch of Miscanthus floridulus cultivar M001 chromosome 13, ASM1932011v1, whole genome shotgun sequence DNA encodes these proteins:
- the LOC136500016 gene encoding cytochrome P450 93G2-like has translation TGAGLAIDVSRHLISMSNNTIMRMVANALPGHMTEAARDYAKHVAELVGAFNVEDYVGLCRRWDLQGLTRRTRVVRDKFDALLEIMITGKEENRRRQHGLGQTTTTTDNSSKDLLDILMDAAEDVNAEVKLTRENIKAFVLDIFTAGSDTTTTSVEWVLALALNHPDCMEKMWCGKGFSTNVF, from the coding sequence ACTGGTGCTGGCCTGGCCATCGACGTCAGCCGCCACCTCATCAGCATGTCCAACAACACCATCATGCGCATGGTGGCCAACGCGCTGCCGGGCCACATGACGGAGGCGGCCAGGGACTACGCCAAGCACGTCGCCGAGCTCGTGGgggccttcaacgtcgaggaCTACGTGGGGCTCTGCCGGAGATGGGACCTGCAGGGGCTCACGCGGAGGACGCGCGTGGTGCGGGACAAGTTCGACGCGCTGCTGGAGATCATGATCACGGGCAAGGAGGAGAACCGGAGACGGCAGCATGGGCTCGGgcagaccaccaccaccaccgacaacAGCAGCAAGGACCTGCTGGACATCCTCATGGACGCGGCGGAGGACGTGAACGCCGAGGTGAAGCTGaccagggagaacatcaaggcgtTCGTGCTGGACATCTTCACGGCCGGCTCCGACACCACGACGACCAGCGTGGAGTGGGTGCTGGCGCTGGCGCTCAACCACCCGGACTGCATGGAGAAGATGTGGTGCGGgaaggggttttctacaaatgtgttttga